A single Thiohalobacter thiocyanaticus DNA region contains:
- a CDS encoding protein adenylyltransferase SelO, translating into MITSSAPVARLHPLETLEFTNSYARLGPAFHSPVAPTPLSDPHLISFNADLAGQLGLDPAAAGRPGFLAWLNGEHRLPGSEPVAMLYAGHQFGHYVPQLGDGRAIILGEICTDHGERWELQSKGAGPTPYSRNGDGRAVLRSTLREYLCSEAMHALGVPTTRALCMAGSNEEVYRERIERGALLLRAAPSHVRFGSFEVFYYRNQFPQLQQLADYVITHHYPQLQQADNPCLALYQEVVERTARLLAQWQLIGFAHGVMNTDNMSILGLTLDYGPFGFMDTYDPGFVCNHSDHAGRYAFDRQPDIGLWNLSCLGQALLPLLDENAEAAAELATAQFERYREIFTAHYEAGLRAKLGLQTAGTHDLELAQEFLALLADDGRDHTLSFRRLAMFDSGDNADNRELRDQFINREAFDAWSARYRDRLRRENSDDAVRRAAMNRVNPRYILRNYLAQQAIEQAEAGDYSELERLLQILRRPFDEQPEHAAYAAEPPDWSRSITLSCSS; encoded by the coding sequence ATGATCACTTCCTCCGCACCCGTGGCGAGGCTGCACCCGCTGGAAACGCTGGAATTCACCAACAGCTATGCCCGCCTGGGACCGGCCTTTCACTCGCCGGTCGCCCCCACCCCGCTGAGCGACCCCCACCTGATCAGCTTCAATGCCGACCTGGCCGGGCAACTCGGCCTGGATCCCGCCGCAGCCGGACGGCCCGGATTCCTGGCCTGGCTGAACGGCGAACACCGACTGCCCGGCAGCGAACCGGTGGCCATGCTCTATGCCGGCCACCAGTTCGGTCACTACGTGCCGCAACTGGGCGACGGACGCGCGATCATCCTCGGCGAGATATGCACCGACCACGGCGAACGCTGGGAACTGCAGTCCAAGGGCGCGGGCCCCACCCCCTACTCGCGCAACGGTGACGGCCGGGCGGTGCTGCGTTCCACCCTGCGTGAATACCTGTGCTCTGAAGCCATGCACGCACTGGGCGTACCCACCACTCGCGCCCTGTGCATGGCCGGCTCCAATGAGGAGGTCTACCGCGAACGCATCGAGCGCGGTGCCCTGCTGCTGCGCGCCGCCCCGAGCCATGTGCGTTTCGGCTCCTTCGAGGTCTTCTATTACCGCAACCAGTTCCCGCAACTGCAGCAGCTGGCCGACTACGTCATCACCCATCACTACCCGCAGCTGCAGCAGGCCGACAATCCCTGCCTGGCACTGTATCAGGAGGTGGTCGAACGCACCGCACGGCTGCTGGCACAATGGCAGCTGATCGGCTTCGCCCACGGGGTGATGAACACCGACAACATGTCCATCCTCGGCCTGACCCTGGACTATGGGCCCTTCGGCTTCATGGACACCTATGATCCGGGCTTCGTCTGCAACCACTCGGACCACGCCGGCCGTTACGCCTTCGACCGTCAGCCCGACATCGGACTGTGGAATCTGAGCTGCCTGGGCCAGGCCCTGCTGCCTCTGCTGGATGAAAACGCCGAGGCCGCCGCGGAACTGGCCACGGCCCAGTTCGAACGCTATCGGGAGATCTTCACCGCGCATTATGAGGCTGGCCTGCGCGCCAAACTGGGACTGCAGACGGCCGGCACCCATGACCTGGAGCTGGCACAGGAATTCCTTGCCCTGCTGGCGGACGATGGCCGCGACCATACCCTGAGTTTCCGCCGGCTGGCGATGTTCGACAGTGGCGACAACGCCGACAATCGCGAACTGCGCGACCAGTTCATCAACCGCGAGGCCTTCGACGCCTGGAGCGCACGCTATCGCGACCGGCTGCGCCGGGAAAACAGCGATGACGCCGTGCGCCGGGCGGCAATGAACCGGGTCAATCCCAGGTACATCCTGCGCAACTACCTGGCGCAGCAGGCCATCGAACAGGCCGAGGCGGGCGACTACAGTGAGCTCGAACGCCTGCTCCAGATCCTGCGGCGTCCCTTCGACGAGCAGCCGGAACACGCGGCCTATGCCGCCGAGCCACCGGACTGGAGCCGGTCGATTACGCTGAGTTGTTCATCCTGA
- a CDS encoding inositol monophosphatase family protein, whose amino-acid sequence MTLDLNQLNGLVRQVGQEELIPRFQRIGHEYKADGSVLTEADLAVDARLREQLHELHPEAAFLSEEMSAAEQEMLLADTDTPLWCLDPLDGTSNFAAGIPCFGISLALIRGGEVELGIIYDPLRDECFSAQKGRGAYLNHRELQAAASGIELQRAVAMVDFKRLTPTLRRRLVEQPPYSSQRNFGSCALEWGWMAAGRGHVYLHGGQKLWDLAAGSLILTEAGGTCRTLDGEDVFAPRLAPRSVVSASDPALFTAWRDWLAEND is encoded by the coding sequence ATGACCCTCGATCTCAATCAACTGAACGGCCTGGTCCGCCAAGTCGGCCAGGAAGAACTCATCCCCCGCTTCCAGCGCATCGGCCATGAGTACAAGGCCGACGGCAGCGTGCTGACCGAGGCCGATCTGGCGGTCGACGCCCGGCTGCGCGAACAGTTGCATGAACTGCATCCCGAGGCCGCCTTTCTCAGCGAAGAGATGTCGGCCGCCGAGCAGGAGATGCTGCTGGCCGATACCGACACCCCCCTGTGGTGCCTGGACCCGCTGGACGGCACCAGCAACTTCGCCGCCGGCATTCCCTGCTTCGGCATCTCACTGGCACTGATCCGCGGCGGCGAGGTGGAACTCGGTATCATCTATGATCCGCTGCGCGATGAATGCTTCAGTGCGCAGAAAGGCAGGGGTGCTTATCTCAACCACCGGGAACTGCAGGCGGCTGCCAGCGGCATCGAACTGCAACGGGCCGTGGCCATGGTGGATTTCAAGCGTCTGACCCCCACGCTGCGCCGGCGGCTGGTGGAGCAGCCGCCCTACAGTTCGCAGCGCAACTTCGGTTCCTGCGCCCTGGAGTGGGGCTGGATGGCGGCCGGACGCGGCCATGTGTACCTGCACGGCGGCCAGAAGCTGTGGGATCTGGCCGCCGGCAGCCTGATCCTGACCGAGGCCGGCGGCACCTGCCGCACCCTCGACGGGGAAGATGTATTCGCTCCCCGCCTGGCCCCGCGCTCGGTGGTCTCGGCCTCCGATCCGGCACTGTTCACCGCCTGGCGCGACTGGCTGGCGGAAAACGACTAG
- a CDS encoding PilZ domain-containing protein, whose translation MRSYIRHPCDIPIEFSEDTARYPRRERLSNISQGGLAFSAARPQRRGQILRLRIPDVQPPFEAPARVSWCNPVGEGYEVGVEFIMPGDEFRARMVEQVCYIEHYKRRVQALEGRELTGEEAAREWIAKYAARFPDLEGDEP comes from the coding sequence ATGCGCAGCTATATCCGCCACCCGTGTGATATACCGATCGAGTTCAGCGAGGATACGGCCCGCTATCCCCGCCGTGAACGGCTGAGCAACATCAGTCAGGGCGGCCTCGCCTTCAGTGCCGCCCGGCCGCAGCGTCGCGGCCAGATACTCCGGCTGCGCATCCCCGATGTGCAGCCCCCGTTCGAGGCCCCGGCGCGGGTCAGCTGGTGCAATCCTGTCGGCGAGGGCTATGAGGTGGGCGTGGAGTTCATCATGCCGGGCGACGAGTTCCGTGCCCGGATGGTGGAGCAGGTGTGCTATATCGAACACTACAAACGCCGGGTGCAGGCACTCGAGGGCCGGGAACTGACCGGTGAGGAGGCGGCGCGGGAATGGATCGCGAAGTACGCTGCGCGGTTTCCCGACCTGGAGGGTGACGAACCCTGA
- a CDS encoding Fe(3+) ABC transporter substrate-binding protein, protein MSVMSLSRWMLPFLCALLLAGPAVAAEVNLYSARQENLIKPLLDRFTEQTGIEVNLVTGKADALLQRLKSEGRNSPADLLLTTDAGRLHRAREAGVLAPVASDTLSERIPAHYRDPEGYWFGLSVRARPIVYVTDRVRPAELSTYEALADPKWKGRVCIRSSSNIYNQSLVASMIAHDGVEATEAWARDFVANFARPPIGGDRDQVLAAAAGQCDVAVVNTYYLGVMLNEDDPEQREAAGRVAVFWPNQEGSGDGRGTHVNVSGIALTAAAGNRDNAVRLMEFLTSDASQAWYAQVNHEYPVRGSVPVSDTLAAWGDFKADDLDLHLLGKYNAEAVRLMDRAGWK, encoded by the coding sequence ATGTCTGTCATGTCGCTTTCACGCTGGATGCTGCCGTTTCTGTGTGCCTTGCTGCTCGCCGGTCCGGCGGTCGCAGCCGAGGTCAATCTTTACTCCGCGCGTCAGGAAAACCTGATCAAGCCGCTGCTGGACCGTTTTACCGAGCAGACCGGCATCGAAGTCAACCTGGTCACAGGCAAGGCGGATGCCCTGCTGCAGCGGCTGAAGAGCGAGGGCCGCAACAGCCCGGCCGACCTGCTGCTGACCACCGATGCCGGCCGCCTGCACCGCGCCCGGGAAGCCGGTGTGCTGGCCCCGGTCGCTTCGGACACCCTGAGCGAGCGCATCCCCGCGCACTACCGGGATCCCGAAGGTTACTGGTTCGGCCTGTCGGTGCGGGCGCGTCCCATTGTCTATGTCACCGACCGGGTCAGGCCCGCTGAACTGTCGACCTACGAGGCGCTGGCCGATCCGAAGTGGAAGGGACGTGTCTGCATCCGCTCCTCCAGCAACATCTACAACCAGTCGCTGGTGGCGTCCATGATCGCCCATGATGGGGTCGAGGCGACCGAGGCCTGGGCCCGGGATTTCGTCGCCAACTTCGCCCGTCCGCCCATCGGCGGCGATCGCGACCAGGTGCTGGCCGCCGCGGCCGGTCAGTGTGATGTCGCCGTGGTCAATACCTATTACCTGGGCGTGATGCTCAATGAGGACGATCCGGAGCAGCGCGAGGCCGCCGGGCGGGTGGCCGTGTTCTGGCCCAACCAGGAGGGGAGCGGGGACGGGCGCGGCACCCACGTCAATGTCAGCGGCATCGCCCTCACCGCTGCGGCCGGCAACCGCGACAATGCGGTGCGTCTGATGGAGTTCCTCACCAGCGATGCCTCCCAGGCCTGGTATGCCCAGGTCAACCATGAGTACCCGGTGCGCGGCTCGGTGCCGGTCAGCGACACCCTGGCGGCCTGGGGCGACTTCAAGGCCGATGATTTGGACCTGCATCTTCTGGGGAAATATAATGCCGAGGCGGTACGGCTGATGGACCGGGCGGGCTGGAAGTAG